The proteins below come from a single Xiphophorus couchianus chromosome 20, X_couchianus-1.0, whole genome shotgun sequence genomic window:
- the wnk2 gene encoding serine/threonine-protein kinase WNK2 isoform X6, giving the protein MNSADISSKDPPLGSTFSSTPNLDSDINANACRHVYENGMDHNVNIQNAALRGASDPSSYPSTEYQGLGRRRFIRRSLWVSDHDEQPLDTSDLVSSSPVPNIDLRTIVDRSRTRALLSETSSTERQVGLKDSVTESVSADEERGDRLETGPKADPGPSDVTGKAGSDENEEEPGMKAVSTSPGGRFLKFDIELGRGSFKTVYKGLDTDTWVEVAWCELQERKLSKAERQRFKEEAEMLKALQHPNIVRFYDFWESPVKGKKCIVLVTELMTSGTLKTYLKRFKVMKPKVLRRWCRQILKGLHFLHTRTPPIIHRDLKCDNIFITGPTGSVKIGDLGLATLKRASFAKSVIGTPEFMAPEMYEEHYDEAVDVYAFGMCMLEMATSEYPYSECQNAAQIYRKVTSGVKPASYGKVSDPEIKEIIGECICHRWEERYSIKDLLNHAYFAEDTGVRVELNEEDDGQKSTIALKLWVEDPKKLKGKYKDTGAIEFTFDLEKEVPEVVAQEMVESGFFLECDVKIVGKSIRDRVALIKWRRARTGSPNGNSEVKKMQQNLLQVPGTGPPEETIFTTADCEDQETLICTVPVITPATSDSGVNSNVQLDDLSNQQNGPYQSLPEPISTAQMLYSPPSQTDSQLHQGSYQQSAGQASHENNKQPTTQPHQGAYQQPTADQLHPGTFQQPAAQLHHGPFQCQTTVSAPATPVPPVQQSRQTSQSFPAAAPTLQMHLTVQSTQEQCHLQPAAVPSQLFSADQPSSQLSPPDSAGRFPLCSAPPPLLPLPISTQVQPTSFPVPHPEQELADQPVQVAAPLGTLIDVQHLETAPPVLSTGQTPIWGSRMDTESPAAAGSPVPAPASISVSTTVQFEAKAPVRTPPPAPGSAAPQTPTQAQKTLQPVALAQLQAPISASTFTVELTMVSSVSSAASQISTPSLVSDSAHVSLSAPSQAAAPAGVSVLQPSGVHTTVPVSESASLAQHNVEATSVPGSFQQEICAEDVLRDRAISLSSYTYDSVNSDVASGRETSDGYESLASGSKGDSKPRKHHRKSARTRSRQERTSKPKLSMLNVCNTGDKMVECQLETHNHKMVTFKFDLDGDAPEEIATYMVENGFILLLEKEIFIDQLKDIVDKAEDMLHEDMGDEKDTTLSCSPLQGQMSEAGESQQSGAPQPVYQQNVLHTGKRWFIICPVEETPPCVQDTPSEGTATLSPGSSANTQPADSTTAKPSTSREEGSSSTMSGASGGFVHEVYGFYSPPITSNTDPLLLATLSPPVSAPATLQSVSAMEPAGSSLQTSLHGAKAQTFPPSLPHTSYPVEDSQGSPLGSLSPTHGAQKALDLTHSASIVDEVPCCPLVMPLSLDVNPPQGRSPLAPLPLQELGATKESTSVSYAPAVRSELPQQPVVLHQPFSNVGGSKVSSLPQSPAPSQHGAGPSESDGEGRVGRGGFVDSTIKTLDEKLRNLLYQEYAPMYPSGSAAETPGSGTEYIQFPPGPDSATGGSGNSTPGPIGEGRYRAGEQLPQIPERMESLSTLSDSAVCASLSRRHVPHSVSCSGTRGRFKIISLPPEVANRRDVKQRSWSSAASPAHPGGYNGDPIPPEALATSTTIGRFSVVSTEDDITQRTRCSRYSAPPDFYLDTPPPMDSGAESSPAKLAPATPSQYARSERRGSDLMKRAVAFLRRTGRSSSVQSSDSPSRHGGLPGSAYASSDNDSEMEDSDIKRELQRLREKHLKEISELQAHQRGEVELLYRRLGKVPPPGLGLLHVAPHTSRRKKSSKHRLKPGKLLSPLVQQFRNVKTKSSDSTKPGAAPGPSEPAVSLNGSPGRTSFPTHGRPRSCTSHLPSSASEPVQTQQPCSLKGSMSSDNIYAGLQGDVAGTQALPEQGWSNYPQPSERVTYKSSSKPRARFLSGPVSLSIWSTLKRLCLGKERGSRSGASASGAFNQSQQMHSATPPPQQPVVGLAQAQANNSNNKTGTSMSPSENNLPEDLQALMDDWAQEVLIVTHRPRTDSLSIRGQQLCPQVVPQTLEQPHQALNTSPWTPPGPQACALSWPESPGPAVMAGPLTGPFHTYQLHSPAAFTALPSPLSFNQWPGYFFPVSAGVFAFPAVPSTLSSPTSSSSHQLTDPKAKTL; this is encoded by the exons ATGAATTCAGCTGACATTTCCAGCAAAGATCCGCCGCTCGGATCCACGTTTTCCTCAACTCCTAACCTAGACTCGGACATTAACGCAAACGCGTGCAGGCATGTGTATGAGAATGGGATGGACCACAATGTCAACATCCAGAACGCAGCGCTCCGCGGGGCCAGCGACCCCAGCTCCTACCCCTCCACGGAGTACCAGGGGCTGGGCCGCCGCAGGTTCATCCGCCGGAGTCTGTGGGTGTCGGACCATGACGAGCAGCCGCTGGATACATCGGATCTCGTCAGCAGCAGCCCGGTGCCCAACATCGATCTCCGGACTATAGTGGATCGGAGTCGGACCCGGGCTCTGCTTTCAGAGACCTCCAGCACGGAGAGACAGGTGGGGCTGAAGGACAGCGTCACGGAAAGCGTGAGCGCCGATGAGGAGCGTGGGGACAGGTTGGAGACGGGGCCCAAGGCGGACCCGGGTCCATCAGATGTTACAGGTAAAGCAGGCAGCGACGAAAACGAAGAGGAGCCCGGGATGAAGGCTGTGTCCACCTCCCCCGGAGGACGCTTTCTGAAGTTTGACATTGAGTTGGGGAGAGGATCTTTCAAAACCGTCTACAAAGGTCTGGACACGGACACCTGGGTGGAGGTGGCCTGGTGTGAACTGCAG GAAAGGAAACTATCCAAAGCAGAGAGGCAGCGGTTCAAAGAGGAGGCAGAGATGCTGAAGGCCctgcagcatcccaacatcGTGCGATTTTATGACTTCTGGGAGTCACCAGTAAAAGGGAAGAAGTGCATCGTCCTTGTGACAGAGCTAATGACATCAGGAACACTGAAAAC GTATCTAAAGCGCTTCAAGGTTATGAAGCCCAAAGTCCTGAGAAGGTGGTGTCGGCAGATTCTCAAAGGCCTCCATTTCCTCCACACAAGGACGCCTCCCATCATCCACAGAGACCTCAAGTGTGACAACATTTTCATCACTGGTCCAACTGGCTCTGTCAAAATAGGAGACCTTGGATTAGCAACACTAAAGAGGGCCTCTTTTGCCAAAAGTGTTATTG GTACTCCAGAGTTTATGGCTCCAGAGATGTATGAGGAGCACTATGACGAGGCTGTGGATGTCTATGCTTTTGGGATGTGTATGCTGGAGATGGCCACCTCAGAGTATCCTTACTCTGAGTGTCAGAATGCTGCTCAGATCTACCGCAAAGTCACAAGT GGGGTGAAGCCTGCCAGCTACGGCAAAGTCAGTGACCcagaaataaaggaaattatTGGGGAGTGTATCTGCCACAGATGGGAGGAACG GTACTCCATCAAGGACCTCCTGAACCATGCATATTTTGCCGAAGACACAGGAGTTAGGGTTGAGCTAAATGAGGAGGACGATGGACAAAAATCAACCATTGCTTTAAAGTTGTGGGTTGAAGATCCTAAAAAGTTAAAGGGAAAATATAAGGACACTGGTGCTATTGAGTTTACCTTTGACTTGGAGAAAGAAGTTCCAGAAGTAGTTGCACAAGAAATG GTGGAGTCAGGATTTTTCTTGGAATGTGATGTAAAGATAGTTGGTAAATCTATCAGAGACCGTGTGGCTTTAATAAAATGGAGGAGGGCAAGGACTGGCTCACCAAATGGAAACAGTGAAGTGAAGAAGATGCAGCAGAACCTTCTGCAGGTCCCTGGTACTGGTCCACCTGAGGAAACCATATTCACCACTGCAGATTGTGAGGACCAAGAAACTCTGATCTGCACTGTTCCTGTAATCACACCCGCCACAT CTGATAGCGGAGTGAACTCCAACGTGCAATTAGACGATCTGAGCAATCAGCAGAATGGTCCCTACCAGTCACTTCCAGAACCCATTTCTACTGCACAGATGCTCTACAGTCCTCCTTCACAAACTGACTCCCAGCTGCACCAAGGATCCTACCAGCAATCTGCAGGACAGGCCTCgcatgaaaacaacaaacagccaACCACACAGCCACACCAGGGAGCCTACCAGCAACCCACAGCAGATCAGCTGCATCCTGGGACCTTCCAACAGCCTGCAGCACAACTTCACCACGGGCCTTTTCAGTGTCAAACA ACAGTTTCTGCTCCAGCTACCCCAGTGCCCCCTGTGCAGCAGAGCAGACAGACATCCCAGAGTTTCCCAGCTGCAGCCCCAACTCTGCAGATGCATCTTACTGTCCAGTCCACCCAGGAGCAG TGTCATCTCCAACCAGCTGCCGTCCCGTCTCAG TTGTTTTCTGCTGATCAGCCGTCGTCACAGCTGAGTCCTCCTGATTCCGCTGGCAGGTTTCCGCTCTGCAGTGCTCCTCCCCCTCTCCTGCCCCTGCCCATCAGTACACAG GTACAACCCACCTCATTCCCTGTCCCCCACCCTGAGCAGGAACTGGCTGACCAGCCTGTCCAG GTGGCTGCTCCCCTTGGGACTCTGATAGATGTTCAGCATTTGGAAACAGCTCCCCCTGTCTTATCCACTGGACAGACTCCTATATGGGGAAGCAGAATGGACACAGAAtctcctgcagctgcagggtCTCCAGTCCCTGCTCCAGCCTCAATTTCGGTCTCGACTACAGTTCAGTTTGAAGCCAAAGCCCCGGTGCGAACTCCACCTCCAGCTCCAGGGTCAGCAGCACCTCAGACTCCAACACAAGCTCAAAAAACACTGCAGCCTGTGGCCTTAGCTCAACTTCAGGCACCAATATCTGCATCGACTTTCACCGTCGAGCTCACAATGGTCTCCTCTGTGAGCTCAGCTGCATCGCAGATCTCCACCCCAAGTTTGGTCTCAGACTCAGCTCATGTCAGTCTGTCAGCGCCGAGTCAGGCTGCGGCTCCTGCTGGAGTTTCAGTTCTACAGCCCTCTGGCGTCCACACAACAGTCCCAGTGTCCGAGTCCGCCAGCCTGGCTCAGCACAACGTGGAGGCAACATCCGTCCCTGGGAGCTTTCAGCAGGAGATCTGCGCAGAG gatgttCTTCGTGACAGAGCGATATCACTATCCAGTTACACCTACGACAG TGTTAACTCTGACGTAGCCTCGGGTCGGGAAACAAGCGATGGCTATGAAAGCTTAGCAAGTGGGAGCAAAGGTGACTCAAAACCCAGGAAACATCATCGGAAGTCTGCTCGCACACGTTCCAGGCAAGAGAGGACCAGCAAACCCAAGCTGAGCATGCTCAAT GTTTGCAACACTGGTGACAAAATGGTTGAATGTCAGCTGGAGACTCACAACCACAAAATGGTAACATTCAAGTTTGACCTGGACGGAGACGCTCCGGAGGAAATTGCCACCTACATG GTGGAgaatggttttattttgctgttagaGAAGGAGATCTTCATTGATCAGCTGAAAGACATTGTGGACAAAGCAGAAGACATGCTGCATGAAGACATGGGGGATGAAAAAGACACAACTTTGAGTTGCAGTCCTCTGCAGGGCCAGATGTCTGAGGCAGGAGAG AGTCAGCAGTCAGGGGCACCGCAGCCTGTATATCAGCAGAATG TTCTTCACACAGGAAAGCGATGGTTCATCATCTGCCCAGTGGAGGAGACGCCTCCCTGCGTTCAGGACACTCCGTCTGAGGGGACAGCGACGCTGTCACCTGGGAGCTCAGCCAACACCCAGCCTGCTGACAGCACCACTGCAAAGCCGTCCACATCCAGAG AAGAGGGGTCATCCTCCACAATGTCTGGTGCAAGTGGAGGGTTCGTTCATGAAGTTTATGGTTTCTACAGTCCTCCAATAACATCCAACACTGACCCCCTCCTCTTGGCCACCCTGTCGCCTCCCGTGTCTGCACCCGCCACTCTCCAGTCAGTGTCTGCAATGGAGCCTGCAGGCAGTTCTCTGCAGACTAGCTTGCATGGAGCCAAGGCTCAAACGTTTCCCCCATCGTTGCCCCACACTTCTTACCCAGTGGAGGATTCACAGGGGTCTCCTCTTGGGTCGCTCTCCCCTACCCATGGAGCTCAGAAGGCTCTCGATTTGACCCACTCAGCATCCATTGTTGATGAGGTGCCCTGCTGTCCACTCGTCATGCCCCTGTCCTTAGATGTGAACCCTCCCCAGGGCAGGTCACCTCTGGCCCCTCTCCCCCTCCAGGAGCTGGGTGCCACCAAAGAGTCGACATCTGTCTCCTACGCTCCTGCAGTGCGCAGCGAGTTGCCACAGCAGCCAGTCGTCCTCCACCAGCCTTTCTCCAACGTGGGAGGCTCCAAAGTGTCCTCGCTTCCCCAAAGCCCGGCACCATCCCAGCACGGCGCGGGGCCAAGCGAGTCTGATGGCGAAGGACGGGTCGGTCGGGGAGGTTTCGTCGATAGCACCATTAAAACTCTGGATGAAAAACTGAGGAACCTGCTCTACCAGGAATACGCTCCAATGTATCCATCAGGCAGCGCGGCAGAGACACCAGGATCTGGGACAGAGTATATCCAGTTTCCTCCGGGCCCGGACAGCGCCACTGGAGGGTCAGGAAACAGCACCCCGGGTCCGATAGGGGAGGGACGCTACCGGGCAGGAGAACAACTT CCTCAAATTCCTGAGAGAATGGAAAGCCTGAGCACTCTGAGCGACTCTGCTGTTTGTG CTTCTTTGTCAAGACGGCACGTTCCTCACTCTGTGTCCTGCTCTGGAACTAGAGGTCGATTTAAG ATCATCTCTCTTCCTCCTGAAGTGGCAAACAGAAGAGATGTGAAGCAGAGGAGCTGGAGCAGCGCCGCCTCCCCTGCACACCCCGGTGGATACAACGGGGACCCGATTCCACCTGAAGCCTTGGCTACCTCCACCACCATCGGACGTTTCTCTGTGGTGAGCACTGAAGATGACATCACTCAGAGGACGCGCTGCAGCCGCTACTCTGCCCCGCCCGACTTCTACCTGGACACTCCACCTCCCATGG ACTCAGGAGCAGAGAGCAGCCCTGCTAAGCTGGCTCCTGCCACTCCGTCCCAGTACGCTCGCTCTGAGCGCAGAGGAAGTGACCTCATGAAAAGAGCAGTGGCTTTTCTCCGTCGCACTGGCCGCAGCAGCAGCGTGCAGAGCTCTGATTCCCCAAGCAGACATGGAGGCTTGCCTGGCTCGGCCTACGCCAGCAGCGACAATGACTCCGAGATGGAGGACTCAGACATAAAGAGGGAACTGCAGAGACTCAGAGAGAA ACATCTGAAGGAAATCTCAGAGCTGCAAGCACATCAACGTGGAGAGGTGGAGCTGCTCTATCGCAGACTTGGTAAGGTTCCTCCTCCTGGCCTCGGCCTCTTACATGTTGCACCGCATACAAGCCGCAGGAAGAAGTCCAGCAAACACAGACTGAAGCCCGGGAAACTTCTCAGCCCGCTAGTTCAGcaatttagaaatgtcaaaACCAAAAGCAGCGACTCCACTAAACCAG GTGCTGCTCCAGGTCCCAGTGAGCCAGCAGTGAGTTTAAATGGTTCTCCAGGCAGAACTTCCTTCCCGACCCACGGCAGGCCACGGTCGTGTACCAGCCACCTTCCCAGCTCGGCTTCAGAGCCGGTGCAGACTCAGCAACCCTGCTCCCTGAAAGGCTCCATGTCCTCCGATAACATCTATGCTGGACTACAAGGAGACGTCGCCGGCACACAAGCTCTGCCTGAACAGG GCTGGTCTAATTACCCTCAACCGTCTGAGAGAGTGACCTATAAGTCCAGTAGCAAACCACGAGCTAGATTTCTCAGTGGGCCTGTGTCTTTGTCTATCT gGTCAACACTCAAAAGGTTGTGTCTCGGTAAAGAGCGAGGCAGCA GGTCTGGGGCCTCCGCATCTGGAGCCTTCAATCAGTCACAGCAAATGCACAGTGCTACGCCTCCGCCCCAGCAGCCTGTTGTTGGCCTGGCCCAAGCTCAGGCCAACAACAGCAATAACAAGACAGGCACATCTATGAGTCCCAGTGAAAACAACCTGCCTGAAGACCTACAAGCTCTGATGGACGACTGGGCCCAGGAGGTGCTGATTGTGACCCACCGACCTCGTACCGACTCTCTGAGTATCCGTGGGCAGCAGCTGTGCCCCCAGGTTGTGCCTCAAACACTTGAACAGCCGCATCAGGCTTTAAat ACATCACCGTGGACTCCACCCGGTCCACAGGCTTGTGCTTTATCCTGGCCTGAAAGCCCTGGGCCTGCAGTGATGGCCGGCCCCTTGACCGGCCCCTTTCACACGTATCAGCTACATTCTCCTGCTGCGTTCACAGCTTTACCCTCCCCTCTTTCCTTCAATCAGTGGCCTGGGTATTTCTTTCCAGTTTCTGCCGGGGTCTTTGCCTTTCCTGCTGTGCCCTCCACCCTCTCCAGCCCTACTTCATCTTCATCTCATCAGCTGACTGACCCCAAGGCAAAGACTCTTTAA